The region TGCCGATCTCAGGGCCGGTCGGGCCGTCGGCGAGATTGATGTCGACGAAGGCGATATCGGCGGACGGCGCCAGCCGGAGCGCCTGTTCGCCATCGTTGGCAAGGCCTACCACCTGCATGCCCATGCCCTCCACCGTCGCGCCGAGATCCAGCGCGATGAGGAATTCATCCTCCACGATCAATACTCGCTGCTTCATGAGATCATCTCGTTGCCAGCGCCGCACGACATTGGTGGCCATGATCCGTCCTCTTGCTACGCACATACTTCGAAAGAAGGAGCCGCTCCCGCAGTCTGATCCTGCCGAAACTCATTGTCGTAACGGGGAACTTGAAAATATGTTCCGCCGTGAAACGCAATTTTTTCCTTTTAAGATATTGTTAACGTTGATAAATTATTAACGAGGATGCCGGCAAGCCAAGACCGCCCGATCAAGTTTGGTCTCACCTGCACCTCCTGGACAAGGGCGCGCGATAATACGATATGATTATTCCATCGGCTCGACGATTGAGGGTTATGTTGAAAACCATTATTATCCTCAGCCTCGTCGCCGTCAGCCTTTTCGCCTATACCAAGGTGATGGGCCAGGATCGGCGCGGGCTCGCCGCCCCCGGACGCGCCGCCGGAGCAACAGGCCGACCTCATTCGCGTTTATAAATCCGAACGCCGCATGGTCCTTTTCAGGGGCAACGCTCCCATTTCGACATATCAGATTTCGCTTGGATGGGCCGCCGATGCGGGTCCCAAGCAACGCGAAGGCGACGAGAAAACACCGGAAGGGCGCTATGAAATCGACTGGCGCAATCCGAAATCCGTGGCACATCTGAGCCTGCACATTTCCTACCCGAACCCGAAGGAGCGGCGTGAGGCTGAAGTCAGTGGCTTTGCGCCCGGTGGCAGCATCATGATCCATGGGCTGCCCAATGGCTGGGGCCTGCTCGGAG is a window of Rhizobium lentis DNA encoding:
- a CDS encoding response regulator; its protein translation is MATNVVRRWQRDDLMKQRVLIVEDEFLIALDLGATVEGMGMQVVGLANDGEQALRLAPSADIAFVDINLADGPTGPEIGRRLAQEHGIAVVFMTGNPEAVADGVKGAVGVVQKPVMPSLVERLVKYLAARRVGMFAIVPPEMTVFV